Proteins encoded by one window of Halorubrum ruber:
- a CDS encoding glutamate--tRNA ligase: MDDELRERVAAAGEAAALYNALKHGSDPDVGAIMGPIMGENPEFRPHGDEIPGVLAPVVNEVGEMDEAERRERLGELAPERLAELEADEEGDDRVLPDLPNAEDGEVVMRAAPNPNGPWHVGHARMPAVIGTYKERYDGEFICRFDDTDPETKRPDLDAYDAILEDIAYLGFEPDRVLRASDRLETYYDHARELIDLGGAYTCSCSGDEFSELKNAGEACPHREKDVETVREEFEAMVDGEYGSGEMVLRVKTDIEHKNPALRDWVAFRMIDTPHPREEAAEYRCWPMLDFQSGVDDHLTGVTHIIRGIDLQDSAKRQRFVYDYFDWEYPEVLHWGHVQVDEYDVKLSTSTIKGLIADGELTGWDDPRAPTIRSMRRRGIQGQALVDSMTELGMSTSDVDLAMSSVYANNRDLVDDDANRYFFVRDREDDPAVELPVVDGDAAAPEAGHPRFHPEHPDRGEREVPAGRVVVESGDLPPEGERVWLKGYGPVRYEGDELAFLDADIEIVREGDVDVIHWAPADEGLDTLLRTVDGDVRGIAEPALADVDPDTVVQFVRVGFARIDALDPEATDEEDGPDGAEDLLAYYAHP, encoded by the coding sequence ATGGACGACGAACTCCGCGAGCGCGTCGCGGCGGCCGGCGAGGCCGCGGCGCTTTACAACGCGCTCAAGCACGGCAGCGACCCGGACGTGGGCGCGATCATGGGCCCGATCATGGGCGAGAACCCCGAGTTCCGCCCGCACGGCGACGAGATTCCGGGCGTCCTCGCGCCGGTCGTTAACGAGGTCGGCGAGATGGACGAGGCCGAACGCCGGGAGCGGCTCGGCGAACTCGCGCCCGAGCGGCTCGCGGAGCTGGAGGCGGACGAGGAGGGGGACGACCGGGTCCTTCCCGACCTCCCGAACGCCGAGGACGGCGAGGTCGTGATGCGCGCCGCGCCGAACCCGAACGGCCCGTGGCACGTCGGCCACGCGCGGATGCCCGCCGTCATCGGGACGTACAAGGAGCGGTACGACGGCGAGTTCATCTGCCGGTTCGACGACACCGACCCGGAGACGAAGCGCCCCGACCTCGACGCGTACGACGCCATCCTCGAGGACATCGCGTACCTCGGCTTCGAGCCAGACCGCGTGCTCCGCGCGTCGGACCGCTTAGAGACGTACTACGACCACGCCCGCGAGCTGATCGACCTCGGGGGCGCGTACACCTGCTCCTGTTCCGGCGACGAGTTCTCCGAGCTGAAGAACGCGGGCGAGGCCTGCCCGCACCGCGAGAAGGACGTCGAGACGGTCCGCGAGGAGTTCGAGGCCATGGTCGACGGCGAGTACGGCTCCGGCGAGATGGTCTTGCGGGTGAAGACCGACATCGAACACAAGAACCCCGCCCTGCGCGACTGGGTCGCCTTCCGGATGATCGACACGCCGCACCCGCGCGAGGAGGCCGCAGAGTACCGCTGCTGGCCCATGCTCGACTTCCAGTCCGGCGTCGACGACCACCTCACGGGCGTCACGCACATCATCCGCGGCATCGACCTCCAGGACTCCGCGAAGCGCCAGCGGTTCGTCTACGACTACTTCGACTGGGAGTACCCCGAGGTGCTCCACTGGGGCCACGTTCAGGTCGACGAGTACGACGTGAAGCTGTCGACGTCGACGATCAAGGGCCTCATCGCGGACGGCGAGCTGACGGGCTGGGACGACCCGCGCGCGCCGACGATCCGGTCGATGCGCCGCCGCGGAATCCAGGGGCAGGCCCTCGTCGACTCGATGACCGAACTCGGGATGTCCACCTCCGACGTCGACCTCGCGATGTCGTCCGTCTACGCGAACAACCGCGACTTAGTCGACGACGACGCGAACCGCTACTTCTTCGTCCGCGACCGCGAGGACGACCCCGCCGTCGAGCTGCCGGTCGTCGACGGCGACGCGGCCGCGCCCGAGGCGGGCCACCCGCGATTTCACCCCGAACACCCGGACCGCGGCGAGCGCGAGGTGCCCGCCGGCCGCGTCGTCGTCGAGTCCGGCGACCTCCCGCCCGAGGGCGAGCGCGTCTGGCTGAAGGGGTACGGCCCCGTCCGCTACGAGGGCGACGAACTGGCCTTCCTCGACGCCGACATCGAGATCGTCCGCGAGGGCGACGTGGACGTGATCCACTGGGCGCCCGCCGACGAGGGGCTCGACACCCTCCTGCGGACGGTCGACGGCGACGTGCGCGGGATCGCCGAGCCGGCGCTCGCGGACGTCGACCCCGACACGGTCGTCCAGTTCGTGCGCGTCGGCTTCGCCCGGATCGACGCGCTCGACCCCGAGGCGACCGACGAGGAGGACGGCCCGGACGGCGCCGAGGACCTGTTGGCGTACTACGCGCACCCGTAG
- a CDS encoding 4Fe-4S dicluster domain-containing protein → MAIDSNFEVNRERVGEEDGVAVWGPVEPPEKQGIRGTHVAVDFDICLADGACLEDCPVDVFEWVETPGHPESERKANPADEDQCIDCMLCVDVCPVDAIDVDPGRENRL, encoded by the coding sequence ATGGCCATCGACTCGAACTTCGAAGTGAACCGCGAGCGGGTCGGCGAGGAGGACGGCGTCGCCGTCTGGGGCCCCGTCGAACCGCCGGAGAAACAGGGGATCCGCGGCACCCACGTCGCGGTCGACTTCGACATCTGTCTCGCGGACGGCGCGTGTTTAGAGGACTGCCCGGTCGACGTGTTCGAGTGGGTCGAGACGCCGGGGCACCCGGAGTCCGAGCGCAAGGCGAACCCGGCCGACGAGGACCAGTGTATCGACTGTATGCTCTGCGTCGACGTCTGCCCGGTCGATGCTATCGACGTCGACCCCGGGCGCGAAAATCGCTTATAA
- the tmcA gene encoding tRNA(Met) cytidine acetyltransferase TmcA gives MIAGVARDLRAEAERANERRVLVLAGDRDHALDAAYDAIESLGVGDRDVTMVSTREGFRFDETRPRNADGLLGRTREAVVLDCHERFVPNALGRAVGAVDGGGLLILLTPALDEWPAVRDRFDDSLAVPPFGIDDVTGRFRKRLVSTLQTHPGIAVVALGDEAGDRLERDGLTGERTDQRDGPGESVDPPSAPPGATFPAAAYGACLTADQSRALRAFEGLADPGSAVVVESDRGRGKSSAAGLAAGSLALGGRDVLVTAPAFRNAAEVFARTRELIEAETDGDDESEHDDGEVDERDLRTPAGGRVRFLPPAAAAEVAAEADAVVVDEAAALPVRLLEGFLDAPAVAFCTTVHGYEGAGRGFAVRFRERLLDSHFSVRDIRLDEPIRYARNDPVEAWASRALLLDARPAVDAAVSGASVDDAAYRALDPEDLLADETLLGEAFGLLVAAHYRTEPNDLARLLDAPNLVARALVADGRVVAVALLAREGGLDAETRRGMYEGERVRGNMVPDVLTSQLRDEAAAEPRGLRTVRIATHHALRDAGFGSRLLDEVHAEFGDEMDYFSVGYGATPRLLRFWRRAGYRTVHLSTSRNDASGEYSAIMLRPETEAGQELLDRHAVAFRDRERDGLSDAHRDVDPDVVRGALRACSAPVPVDLTETEWRSVVGASVGPGMYDTAPGAFRDLALAALIEGSDLDDRAERLLVRKVLQGRPWEEVAEELDFVSTSACMRALGDAFVPIVERYGTEFARKERERFINE, from the coding sequence ATGATCGCGGGAGTCGCGCGCGACCTGCGCGCCGAGGCCGAGCGGGCGAACGAGCGACGCGTCCTCGTGCTCGCCGGCGACCGCGACCACGCGCTCGACGCCGCCTACGACGCGATCGAGTCGCTCGGGGTCGGCGACAGAGACGTGACGATGGTCTCGACACGCGAGGGGTTCCGATTCGATGAAACGCGCCCGCGGAACGCCGACGGGCTACTGGGGCGCACCCGCGAAGCGGTCGTCCTCGACTGCCACGAGCGGTTCGTCCCGAACGCGCTCGGCCGCGCGGTCGGCGCGGTCGACGGCGGCGGGCTGTTGATCCTTCTGACGCCCGCGCTCGACGAGTGGCCGGCAGTCCGCGACCGCTTCGACGACTCGCTGGCGGTGCCGCCCTTCGGCATCGACGACGTGACGGGCCGGTTCCGGAAGCGCCTCGTTTCGACGCTCCAGACGCACCCCGGAATCGCGGTCGTCGCGCTTGGGGACGAGGCGGGCGACCGCCTAGAGCGCGACGGACTCACCGGGGAGCGGACCGACCAGCGCGACGGGCCGGGCGAATCCGTCGACCCGCCGAGCGCACCGCCCGGCGCGACGTTTCCCGCGGCCGCGTACGGCGCCTGTCTCACGGCCGATCAGTCGCGGGCGCTGCGGGCGTTCGAGGGGCTCGCCGACCCCGGCTCGGCCGTCGTGGTCGAATCGGACCGCGGGCGCGGGAAATCGAGCGCGGCGGGGCTCGCGGCGGGGTCGCTCGCGCTCGGGGGACGCGACGTACTCGTCACCGCGCCCGCGTTCCGGAACGCGGCGGAGGTGTTCGCTCGGACGCGGGAGCTGATCGAAGCGGAAACGGACGGCGACGACGAGAGCGAGCACGACGACGGCGAGGTCGACGAGCGCGACCTCCGGACGCCGGCCGGCGGTCGCGTCCGCTTCCTGCCGCCCGCGGCCGCGGCGGAAGTCGCGGCCGAGGCGGACGCGGTCGTCGTCGACGAGGCGGCGGCACTCCCGGTGCGGCTGCTGGAGGGGTTCCTCGACGCGCCCGCGGTCGCGTTCTGTACGACGGTCCACGGCTACGAGGGGGCGGGCCGCGGGTTCGCGGTGCGCTTCCGCGAGCGACTGCTCGACTCGCACTTTTCGGTTCGCGACATCCGACTCGACGAGCCGATCCGATACGCGCGGAACGACCCCGTCGAGGCGTGGGCGTCGCGCGCGCTCCTGCTCGACGCCCGGCCCGCGGTCGACGCGGCCGTCTCCGGCGCGTCGGTCGACGACGCCGCCTACCGCGCGCTCGACCCGGAGGACCTGCTCGCGGACGAGACGCTGCTCGGCGAGGCGTTCGGGCTGCTCGTCGCCGCGCACTACCGGACCGAGCCGAACGACCTCGCGCGCTTGCTCGACGCGCCGAACCTCGTCGCGCGGGCACTCGTCGCGGACGGCCGCGTGGTCGCGGTCGCGCTCCTCGCGCGCGAGGGGGGACTCGACGCCGAGACGCGGCGCGGGATGTACGAGGGCGAGCGCGTCCGCGGCAACATGGTGCCGGACGTGCTCACGAGCCAGCTGCGCGATGAGGCCGCGGCTGAGCCGCGCGGGCTACGGACGGTCCGGATCGCGACCCACCACGCGCTCCGGGACGCGGGGTTCGGCTCGCGGCTGCTCGACGAGGTCCACGCGGAGTTCGGCGACGAGATGGACTACTTCTCGGTCGGCTACGGCGCGACGCCGCGCCTGCTCCGGTTCTGGCGCCGGGCGGGCTACCGCACCGTCCACCTCTCGACGAGCCGGAACGACGCGTCGGGCGAGTACTCCGCGATCATGCTCCGGCCGGAGACCGAGGCCGGTCAGGAGCTGCTCGACCGCCACGCGGTCGCCTTCCGGGACCGCGAGCGCGACGGGCTCTCGGACGCCCACCGCGACGTCGACCCGGACGTGGTCCGGGGCGCGCTCCGCGCCTGCTCCGCCCCGGTCCCGGTCGACCTCACCGAGACCGAGTGGCGCTCGGTCGTGGGCGCGTCGGTCGGCCCGGGGATGTACGACACCGCGCCCGGCGCGTTCCGGGACCTCGCGCTCGCGGCGCTGATCGAGGGGAGCGACCTCGACGACCGCGCGGAGCGCCTGCTCGTCCGGAAAGTGCTTCAGGGCCGGCCGTGGGAGGAGGTCGCCGAAGAGTTGGATTTCGTCTCGACGAGCGCGTGTATGCGCGCGCTCGGCGACGCCTTCGTCCCGATCGTGGAGCGGTACGGTACCGAGTTCGCGCGAAAGGAGCGGGAGCGGTTTATAAACGAGTGA
- a CDS encoding UPF0179 family protein: MTTVTLIGTRLADVGREFVYEGESADCEGCPYRGQCLNLSEGTRYRVTGIRENAQTLDCAVHDAGVRAVEVEPASVPANVPSKRAYAGSKASLAGPCPHTECPSHGYCVPDGADFDEERVIDQVLGEPPHETCALDRDLTLVEFRAED; this comes from the coding sequence ATGACCACGGTCACGCTCATCGGGACCCGGCTCGCGGACGTGGGTCGCGAGTTCGTCTACGAGGGGGAATCGGCCGACTGCGAGGGATGCCCCTACCGCGGCCAGTGCCTCAACCTCTCCGAGGGCACCCGCTACCGGGTGACCGGGATCCGCGAGAACGCGCAGACGCTCGACTGCGCCGTCCACGACGCCGGCGTCCGCGCGGTCGAGGTCGAGCCCGCGTCGGTCCCCGCGAACGTCCCCTCGAAGCGCGCGTACGCCGGGAGCAAGGCGTCGCTCGCGGGTCCCTGCCCGCACACCGAGTGCCCGAGCCACGGCTACTGCGTGCCCGACGGCGCCGACTTCGACGAGGAGCGTGTCATCGATCAGGTGCTCGGCGAGCCGCCCCACGAGACGTGCGCGCTCGACCGCGACCTGACGCTCGTGGAGTTCCGCGCGGAGGACTGA
- a CDS encoding nucleoside phosphorylase, giving the protein MAKQPHLLVEEGDVHEIAVIPGDPGRVDRIADLCDDSEVVAQNREYKIVNASYEGTDLTICSTGIGCPSAAIAVEELSRVGVETFVRCGTCGALQPDMEVGDMVVATGAAKEEGTSKRYEDEVYPAVPDYDVLTGLVGAAEDNDEEIHVGPIVSDDAFYNEDDEYVADWNDANLLAIEMEAATVFSLARRKGLAAGAICTVDGNLVAGSQKGADSDDELPEKAKDNVERAIRITLNAITSL; this is encoded by the coding sequence ATGGCGAAACAGCCGCACCTGCTGGTCGAGGAGGGCGACGTTCACGAGATCGCGGTCATCCCTGGCGACCCGGGGCGCGTCGACCGGATCGCGGACCTCTGTGACGACAGCGAGGTCGTCGCGCAGAACCGCGAGTACAAGATCGTGAACGCGAGCTACGAGGGAACCGACCTCACGATCTGCTCGACAGGAATCGGCTGCCCGTCCGCCGCGATCGCCGTCGAGGAGCTCTCGCGCGTCGGCGTCGAGACGTTCGTCCGCTGCGGCACCTGCGGGGCGCTCCAGCCCGACATGGAGGTCGGCGACATGGTCGTCGCGACGGGCGCGGCCAAGGAAGAGGGGACGAGCAAGCGGTACGAAGATGAAGTGTACCCCGCGGTCCCGGACTACGACGTGCTCACCGGGCTCGTCGGGGCGGCCGAGGACAACGACGAGGAGATCCACGTCGGCCCCATCGTCTCCGACGACGCGTTCTACAACGAGGACGACGAGTACGTCGCCGACTGGAACGACGCGAACCTGCTCGCGATCGAGATGGAGGCGGCGACGGTCTTCTCGCTCGCGCGACGCAAGGGGCTCGCGGCGGGCGCCATCTGCACCGTCGACGGCAACCTCGTCGCGGGCTCACAGAAGGGCGCGGACTCCGACGACGAGCTGCCGGAGAAGGCGAAGGACAACGTCGAGCGTGCGATCCGGATCACGCTGAACGCGATCACGTCGCTGTAG